The proteins below come from a single Vanessa cardui chromosome 7, ilVanCard2.1, whole genome shotgun sequence genomic window:
- the LOC124531186 gene encoding sodium/potassium-transporting ATPase subunit beta-2-like — MGLDKRTIKIIVIVTVTVLVIGGIIGLVLGLLLPFRYVELEVWPRSDEYNYEQPLIHFRVSDSGTWHPWYKKLNEFLKPYETTVPEEPPRAPCSVHHHEQRLPVPNCERALSMWAPCNVDNFYGYREGRPCVFLRLNHIHYWVPEPYNVTVPLSIPQDMPNNIKKAMHLYPANQYGDFIWVSCKGEFTADEENIGPIQYIPANMPPGFPASRLRTADRIPRSDRSLPDQISGPLIAVVFENPHRGVVINVECRIWTRDIVYDRNSRVGRARFELYIE, encoded by the exons gTGGCATCATCGGACTTGTTCTGGGTCTTCTATTGCCGTTTCGTTATGTTG AACTCGAAGTATGGCCACGGTCAGACGAATACAACTACGAACAACCACTGATCCACTTCCGCGTCAGTGACTCAGGAACTTGGCATCCATGGTACAAGAAGCTCAATGAATTTCTTAAAC CATATGAGACAACAGTCCCCGAGGAGCCGCCTCGTGCCCCATGTTCCGTGCACCACCATGAGCAAAGACTGCCCGTACCGAACTGTGAACGAGCTCTCAGCATGTGGGCTCCTTGTAACGTCGATAACTTCTACGGATACAGGGAGGGCAGGCCTTGTGTCTTCCTTCGATTGAATCAC ATCCACTATTGGGTGCCAGAACCTTATAATGTGACTGTTCCTCTGTCCATCCCTCAAGATATGCCAAACAACATCAAGAAAGCAATg CATCTATACCCTGCGAACCAATATGGCGACTTCATTTGGGTATCATGCAAAGGGGAATTTACCGCTGATGAGGAGAATATCGGGCCAATCCAGTACATCCCCGCTAACATGCCTCCGGGATTCCCCGCAAGTCGTCTTCGTACGGCTGATCGCATACCACGCTCGGATCGGTCACTCCCTGATCAGATCTCTGGACCGCTGATTGCAGTTGTCTTCGAGAATCCTCACC GTGGTGTGGTGATCAACGTGGAGTGTCGTATCTGGACCCGTGACATCGTCTACGATCGAAACAGCCGCGTTGGGCGCGCTCGCTTCGAACTTTACATCGAGTAG